Below is a window of Falco peregrinus isolate bFalPer1 chromosome 3, bFalPer1.pri, whole genome shotgun sequence DNA.
TCTTTCTTGCATGCAAAGGGAATAACAGGTGTACATTCTAATCTCTGTCCCACAGCGACTGGATAATATCCAACAGCACTATAGAactggaggaagagaaaacataTGCCATGAAATCTTCTTGTTTGTACCTTTCCATGCACTCAGCACTGttgccagcccagcactgcactgctctactctcattttcctttgccaCTTATTTCACCGGCTTGAGGCAAGATCAAATTGGAGAATCAAGCCTGTACTACTAAGTCCCTAAGCGCTTTCTGAAAGGTTACACACAAATCTCCCAGTACACATGTACTTCTGTCACAACTCTTTCTCCTAAGAGTGTCCTAGTCAGTCATGCATGTTTGCAGGGGATGCTCCTAACTCTCTGAATTCACAATAGAGAGCAAAGGACTAATGTCTTACCACACTTGCACACACCAACAGCATCTTACTAGAAGCAGCTCTTCTGGGGATGGCAGGCCTCCCTTTTTTTGACAGAGAGGAGACTGCTGACTGTCACTGAGTCCATTTTCTTCCATGAGGCCAGCTGATGCCAAAGTCCCTTCTGGCTCTGCTTCCCAAATGACAAGGAGCATAGGAAAGTGTTGTGAAGCAAGTTCTTTATTCTGTCCCCATACAACATCAACAGCACTGCCTTCTGTCTGTCTCAGCTGGGAAACATGACACAGGATCCCTCTGTGTTCAGGTGCAATTCTGCCATCCTCTGCTTCACCTAATGCAAGGGCTTCATGTCCCCATGGCCAAATCTCTTAAGCACTTCCTGATGTGCCTCAGGAATAAAGACAGGAAAGCCACACCTAGAGGGCTGAGCAGGAACAAAACCATGGCAGCATGCACCCAAACCCACTCACAGAGCTTTAAAGTCAATGGAAAAGTGAGTcaccttttctctccccttcaaCTATTCTAAGCATGACTGCAAAGATGACAGAGTTAATGTCCCTTTGGCAGTGCCAGGTAATTACCAAGTGGCAATGGCCACAACACTTGAAGGGTGAGTTGCACATTAGGGAACAACCTTTTCCCAGGgtgagcagcacagcactggagaaggttgcccagaaaggctGGGGAATCTCCGTCCTTGGAAGGGCTGTGGCTGACCTTATCTACTGATGGCCCTGCTCCAAGCAGGAGGGTGAAACCTGGATGTCCCTTTCAATTAAACTACGtgattttctctctcttgtcaACAGCCATTCTGCCTTGCCACCTCCCTTTCTCATCCTGCCTGGCATCCTTGCATCCTGATCAGCAAGGGGAGCTAGTTTGCTCACTCTTGGCATACTTCTTTGGGACTTGGAGTCTCCTGGCTTGGGTTTTCCCACCACCTAACCATTCAGCTGACCTTTCTACTCTCCTGATTTCTTAAGGACTTACTCATCATACTAAAACCAACACTTACTTGATTTCTGGCGTTTCTTCATTGCCTTGCACAACATTGATTTCTACCACTTTTTAGAAAACTTGACCCACTCTGTTCCTGTAATCAGGCTTGCAGCAAAATGCTTAGCACACAGtagtttccttcctttcctccattCCCCTTCCCCTGTTCCCCAGGGTCTTACAGTTGTTGCCACCACCTTCTTCCATCACCCAACAGCAGCCTTGTTCTCTTCTGGGACTGCAGAGTGATAACTACTGTGCCATTTTTGCCCttgttgtattttttcactCCATCCTTGCTCAAGTCCTCCCAGGGTTGTTTCAGTCCTTGTTCTCCTTCACTACATGCAAGTACTGCGCACTCAGTGTTTGCAGTGTTTCTCTCACATGGTTCCCAGCCATGGCTGCAGTGAGATTCCTTCACCCACACAACCAGTGGGGTGTCCACCCCTTACCCTGAAAGGTCCCTCATGGCTTTGCCTCTGCCTATGCTCCTAATGATCGTCAGTCTCAAGCTGGACCCGCAGTGTCTAATTCAATCACTAAACTTGACATTTTATGCTGACGTACCCCATTTGAAACTCAGGAGTCACAGCTGTACAAAGCCAGAGAGGAGAATCAGGCTTACAATATCTGCTTACATccagaaaccaaacccaagcaTTCTAGTTGTGTAACCTTTTTACtagtcatttattttaaacaacagaGCAGTTGTCtccacaaaaccagaagaccATTGGAATAGGTGAATTGTTCTGCTATCCTGTCAGTAGAACATTGTGGTGTaacagcagagctgagattttAATTCCATTGTCcttttgaaaagtttaaaactgaaaagtgaCAAGGTCAACAAAGAGGACAAAATTACACAAGACCTTTTGGGGATGTGTTAGAAAGGATCTTTGGGTAGGCAGAAACAACCTGGGTgtaggggaaaaggaaagggaggtgCAAGCTACTGCACTGTATTTCTAAATGTATTCATTGCttaacacacaaacacagaaccTGACCGAGGACAGGACCGAAGTCTTCTCTCCCACAGGATTAAAGGTAAATACTTCAACAAATTTAAGTAACTTCtctgatgctttaaaaacagcTATCTGTGGCTTGCATGACTGTATAGGAAATTATAATATACCAGTGTTATAGTGCCTTATTCTTGCCTCATGTTTCTCTAGATGCCAACCCttagagaaaataaatctgtgagGCTAAAGAAAACTGCTAATTTGGGGCAGAACTGATcacaaaaaggaaagttttcttAGGGCAGTAACAGGcttataaattaaaatcttcagtTTGATAAAAGAGTCCTATACTTCAGGTGAAGCAAAGGCTATTTCCATTCTGCAAAGGCACAGCACTGCATGTTATCAGGCCAGGGACTCAGGCAAGTATTCATTAGcggaaaacagagaaatttcCATCCTGATGCTCTCTTGCTTGTGTTccccaaggaaagaaaatcactCTGTGTTACAGATTTGGTACTGACAGCACGCTGACTGCCAGAAGAACTGTAGGGGTTTGGCAACTGAACACTTGACAAATACCTGTAGACTTCAGAGATTGCTCCACAGTTGCTGTTTTTCCATTCcgtaaatataaattttaataacaacaacaacaataacagcAATAACATCAACAACATTTCTGGTCTCTTAACTGAAAAACAACATGAGGCAGGTACCACTGGGCAGATATCTTAAAGTCTGCGATACTCATAACCTCAAGGGATCTGCCAgtttctggggaaaataaaattgctggAACATACAGAAGGGATGGGAGGTACACATCATGAATAAAACTCCATCAGCATAAAGGCAAATAAtaggtttattattttatagttATTCATGATACTACTCAGAACAGGTGGCTTCCCAGGAAAAGCACATGAGATAAGAAATATGCCTAAATTCCTTCTCAGTATCAGCTCTCAATTCTATACAGATCcaaaattaagtaaattttaAACCATTTAAACCCAGGAGAAACCCAGGAGTGTTGTGAACCTATGTACTAAACCTGCATTTAAATTCCCCTGGGAACATTACTTTGATAAATCATTagttaaagacaaaaaagaagaaaaatatgcagCTTACAAATCTGCACATTTTTGAAAaccaaaggcagaaagaaacacaaagaaaactgcagctgtaTAAAAGAAGACTTATGTACAATTATAGGAAGACTTTGTCTGGGTAGCAAATAGTATCTGTGTGGAAGATAAAACATACAACTTAGTTTTATCGGGTGCCAATGCACTGAGTTGAACATGTAACATTTCTTACTAATATACACTGTgtacataattttaaacattcaAATAATATAATTCTGCCTTTTGCCTCTTCCCAGGTTGTAGCCATGGAACTGGTCTCAACATCAGTTGGCAAGTTTACAGTTGATATTTTTAACAAGCTGGATGAGACCAACAAgggcaaaaacattttcttttccccttggaGCATATCATCTGCTCTAGCTCTGATGTACCTGGGTGCAAAAGGGAATACAGCAACAGAGATGGCAGAGGTAGGCTGCTCTGTGAAGCATACACCCCATACAATACCTGGCTCCTCTAATGGCTGCAAAATTTAGTATTAGATAGAAAAACTTGCCACCACAATGACAAGGAACCAAGGCAGACCAGAGAATGAAACGTGAATGGCAAATTTTACTCATTTCATAGCAGATCCCCCACATCTCCCTTAAGAGCAAGTGCCCTGTGGGTATCACACACTAGGCACAGAGGTTCTCTGAACCTGACTTCTTCTAAATTATTCTACACCTTCTAATTTATCCtgtaattctatgattctgtcaCAGATAGGATATTCCCTTTGAGAAGCAAACAGCCGATGCCAGTAGCTCCTAACTAATTGGCAGGAGGCTTGCAGATCCCAGCaacctccctctctcccctggCCAGCATGCATCTTTCTATCTTGATTTATGGTTTCCTCAACAGCTGCCTGACAATCCAGCAGGATGGGCTTTGGTATCTCCACATCCCTTGACCCAATCCTTCCTAATGCCAcatgggcacactgctggctcagaGGGAGCTGTGGTGCTTAGTACTGGCCAGCACTCTCTGTGTCACCGCACTCTCATGCAGACACTTTGTACCATTATTATGGGGAGAGCCACTCGGGTTTGCACAGACAcgttgctgttgctgacagcAACAACGGTGGAAGGGAGTTCAGCCTTGCAGCATGCAGACAGGAGCACTGCATCAGCGCTCTGGGAGGGGGACAGTGCTCCTCATTGTTTCTCTATGGGATTTACCTATACTACAGCTTCAGCATCCCTTTGATTAGTCATCTAAGCAGCAGACAGCACAGTGAGTTATCATAAGGATCAAAACAAGACAACCGTTGGATTCCCATTCGGCTTTAAGTCACACCAGTTCCTTCATGCCTATTTCTTACCTTTGGAAACTCTGCTTGCAGGCTCTTCATTTCACTCAAGCAGCAGGCACTGAAAGCTCTTCTTCTGTGGCCAGACCTTCTCGGGGGAGaccaaagagaagaaaaatggtatCTATTAGAACTGAAATCCCAAGATAAAGAATCTCCAGAATCAAAATGTCCAGATACAGCTTTAGGGGTCCAGTATTTCCTGTCTGCACCcctttttaaagtacaaaccCCAACATACTTCACAACAGGTTCAAGTTCAGTTCCTTTCACTCACTCAGACTCTGAGAAACATGGAAGGACAAGTCACTGTGATACTCTGGAAGGTTTGCTATATGGCAAATCAGTTAATCCAGTCATAAACAGATCCCTGCAAATTGCAGTGATGGtaaatttggaaaaatataaGCACGAGAGTGGTAAGAGAGTGGAACCAAATCCCTCTCCCACACAAATGACTTAGCATGACTTTGAAAACTTCATGCAAAAATACAATTGCTGAATGTATGATTTCTCTTCCCAAGGATCCTGAGCACAGGCAAGCTGAAGCTATCCATTCTGGCTTCAAAGAACTCCTGACTGCCATCAACAAACCCAGAACCGCCTACTCACTGAGAAGTGCTAACCGTATTTATGTGGAGAAAACCTTCTCATTACTGCCCGTAAGTTAAATCTCAGAGAGGAGTatgaaaatgtgcaaaaaaaatttctcactTTAATTGCCTGCCATGAATAGAACAGGTTTGAATCTGACTCTGGATACTGCAAATAAGAGCCCTGGATTCCAGTGACAAACTTAACTGGAATATACCAGTCAGTCTGCTCACACAATTTCAGGTTGCATTGCCCTTTGACTGTAGTGTAGGGATTCCTTTTTGTGCAATACGGCTTTATCATTGGAACCTTAATAATTGGAACTGGGAAATGAGACATTAAAATAGGCATATCCATGGGATGTGCACAGCCTTCCCCACTTCTCCAAATGAAAGTGGGGACCAAAGAGGGgaattttctgtcctttggtTATTTCTTAACTGTTAACTCAGTCCAACAGAGAGTAACAAGCAAGATCCTGCAGTCCTCTTCTAGGCCCAAGAAGCTATCAAGAAGTCCAAGAGTTAAGAACTGCCCTTTGGGACTGAAATATCTGGTATAGtatagaacttttttttttttttttttggttctgtttggtttggttatttttcagATATACCTACAGCTCAGTAAGAACTACTACAAAGCAGAGCCACAGAAGGTCAACTTTAAGACAGCACCAGAACAATCCAGAAAGGAAATCAATGCTTGGGTTGAAAAACAAACTGATGGTAAGCTGAGCTCAACCCCagcatttttcctctcctattGTGTTAGCCTGCCATTGCCTTTGGGCAGGCGGCCTTGCTTCCCCACGTGCTACTGCAGCAGCCAGGTACTGTCTTCCAATGTGGACAGTGAGCAGAGATGCAGGgggaggacagagaaagaaCAGCACACTTAAACAGCTTCAAAGACCAGATCCAGACCTCTGCGAGCTCCCTGAGGAGGCTCCCATCAACTCTGCCATGCTTTGTGTCAGCTGGTCCTcaagcacagctgctgccctggtgctgcACCCATGCACCACAGGCAGAGGATACAGAGGGAAGAAGCACCTCTGCCTACCAGTGTGCTCCAAGGCAGGTGGGGATGACTACCTAGCTGTACCATCCTGTGCTGCCCTGAGGTGCTGGCCTTTTACTTGGCATAACCATCTGGTGAGGCAGTATATGGCTTTCTGCTTCTAGCTGCTTGTCACGAAGCTGTGACATTTTTTGGCGAAGGAGTTGATCCCTGTCAGCTAGTCAGGAGAACCaggcagaaaacagctttggaaACTGTAAACAAACTAATGGTTTATGTCACAGGAGTATTTTAGGGAGTATGGCACTGAGGCATGGACTTTTTTACTAAGGAGTTGaaccaagagaaaaaagaattaaaacatgCCCTCACTGTGCTGCACTGGAATGAAACCTGACTCTTCTgatttcaaaaggcaaaatcaAGAATTTGCTGAATTCACCAGATGTGGCAAAGCACACCAAGCTGATCCTGGTAAATGCCATTTACTTCAAGGCAGAATGGAAAGTGAAATTTCTGGAAGAATTTACAGATCTGCAACCCTTCCGAATGAGCAAGGTAAGATCCTCCACGATCCTTCTTACCATAAACAGCCTGATGACAACACCTACTGCTGCAATCTTTCGATTTCATAAGTCTTTTAGGTATCCCTGTGGTAACTAGACTGTGAAAAGCTGGTTGCAGtgctcagctcaccacaacATTAAGATACCGCTGAGGTAAATGTTAGAGAGATCCAGATAACAGCTACCGTTTCCAAAAGCACTAGAATCACTTAAGATCATTTTGTAAAACAGTGCTAAAAGGGCTAGATTATAAAAACATGACTTTGAGAG
It encodes the following:
- the LOC101920526 gene encoding heterochromatin-associated protein MENT-like, whose amino-acid sequence is MYSLLNTQTQNLTEDRTEVFSPTGLKVVAMELVSTSVGKFTVDIFNKLDETNKGKNIFFSPWSISSALALMYLGAKGNTATEMAEALHFTQAAGTESSSSVARPSRGRPKRRKMDPEHRQAEAIHSGFKELLTAINKPRTAYSLRSANRIYVEKTFSLLPIYLQLSKNYYKAEPQKVNFKTAPEQSRKEINAWVEKQTDGKIKNLLNSPDVAKHTKLILVNAIYFKAEWKVKFLEEFTDLQPFRMSKNKTKPVKMMHTRHTFPVLTMETMNSKMIELPYEKHELSMFILLPDDIKDTTTGLEQLERELTHEKLSEWIDSEKMTSTLVDLHLPKFSIEERYDLTDKLNSMGMHSAFGSDADFSGMAKKGDVQISRVLHKSFVAVDENGTEAAAATVNTSVTSLPVSHALKFKADHPFLFFIRHNKSKSILFFGRFCSPLE